The Mytilus trossulus isolate FHL-02 chromosome 3, PNRI_Mtr1.1.1.hap1, whole genome shotgun sequence genome contains a region encoding:
- the LOC134709670 gene encoding octopamine receptor Oamb-like, with product MEDLLSKEEDPFWNTQDCFPERRNLSFDDTVYSISTDDIFGCVVAIMIPFIFIGNSLVIITLYRFPKFRTTTNLLIGSLAMADLLLGVVTLPLYVCFYFHGDALSRIKYLCLIKYSFALGTLSASLISLVAIAFDRFIAITRPLIYRVTMTKRRAMFLIVGIWMYHVIVAFLPLIGWNHYNELNNNVTHICNFFTVLPVPYTILTTPVVIMLAIIITTYLYFKIYQETVSYSKRQLERRSTSSNKVFGRRQFKRDTKSAKMMGLISILFYLFWIPFMIGCIIKYISNNKDSSEMIKNIFLTLAMSNSAVNPFIYCWLREDFRTAFLMIVCCRKTSSIRQMTSVKQNYGIKGTYNFTKSQNRKSSLFTIEKVLKPLQSNLSDSITSSYGDVSDCETPQSVASDADTPHSVFSDGTFSFSKSDTASSMNSSMTTRL from the coding sequence ATGGAGGATCTACTAAGCAAGGAGGAAGATCCATTTTGGAATACTCAGGATTGTTTTCCTGAAAGAAGGAATTTAAGTTTTGATGACACTGTTTACTCGATTTCAACGGATGATATATTTGGATGTGTTGTTGCAATCATGattccttttatatttattggaAACTCTCTTGTTATTATAACTTTGTACAGATTTCCGAAATTTAGAACCACAACCAATTTATTGATAGGAAGTCTGGCTATGGCTGATCTTCTGCTAGGTGTGGTGACTTTACCATTGTATGTGTGCTTTTATTTCCATGGTGATGCTTTAAGTAGAATAAAATATCTCTGTCTAATAAAGTATAGCTTTGCACTGGGAACGTTAAGTGCATCCTTGATAAGCCTTGTTGCCATTGCATTTGACCGATTCATTGCTATTACAAGACCGTTAATTTATCGTGTAACAATGACCAAAAGAAGAGCTATGTTTTTAATAGTTGGTATATGGATGTATCATGTGATTGTGGCTTTCTTACCATTGATTGGATGGAATCattacaatgaattaaataATAACGTAACTCACATCTGTAACTTTTTCACGGTATTACCGGTGCCATATACAATTCTTACCACACCAGTTGTTATTATGCTAGCTATTATAATTACAACCTACTTGTATTTCAAAATCTATCAAGAAACAGTTAGCTATAGTAAACGTCAATTAGAGAGAAGGTCCACCTCCTCCAATAAGGTGTTTGGACGAAGGCAGTTTAAGAGGGATACAAAATCAGCTAAGATGATGGGACTGATTTCTATACTGTTCTACCTATTCTGGATCCCCTTTATGATTGGCTGCATTATAAAGTACATTTCTAACAATAAGGACTCATCAGAgatgatcaaaaatatttttttgactcTTGCTATGAGTAATTCTGCTGTAAATCCCTTCATATATTGTTGGCTTAGAGAAGATTTCCGAACTGCCTTTCTTATGATAGTTTGTTGTAGAAAAACATCTAGTATTAGGCAAATGACTTCCGTGAAACAAAATTATGGAATAAAAGGGACATACAACTTCACCAAATCTCAAAACAGAAAAAGTTCATTGTTTACAATTGAAAAGGTGCTTAAGCCTCTCCAATCTAACTTAAGTGATAGCATCACATCATCTTACGGAGATGTATCTGATTGTGAGACACCACAAAGTGTCGCTAGCGATGCTGATACTCCACATAGTGTTTTCAGTGACGGAACATTCTCATTCAGTAAAAGTGACACGGCTAGTTCTATGAACAGTTCAATGACTACCAGACTTTAG